The Prosthecobacter algae genome has a segment encoding these proteins:
- the tig gene encoding trigger factor codes for MNINVEHQPNCRAIAHIRVPAEEVAKQRSAITAYFATQVRLPGFRPGKAPAAAVQKRFGDDIRSELEKQLINDGLRTAIKNEGLEVLNILSVTDKILHETDKSFSFSAEMSLAPKIELPEYKGIPVKLARIEVTDADVDHDILHLRERYATFADVERPAAQGDAVVLGFTGSLEGQPLGDVLPDAPDHLKQIEENWFLLDAEEDFLPGFYAGLVGITKDEQRTLSLALPEDFAFEGLRGKTLDLAVTCKGVKDKVIPELNAEFIQKIGGGEMTEETLRGEVKEAVRRRREQARETAKSNQVIAHIFEKVEFDVPQEIVNREAQRRTNDIATRAMQQGISQDELLKQQDEILSNATNQAKQSVKVSFILEQVAKKEGLSISDEQLTYALANMAARQKKPVKKFMAEAQKSGLIERMRDDLLLESALQFLKDNSQVEETEPEAEHCDTHSPAAA; via the coding sequence ATGAACATCAACGTCGAACACCAGCCCAACTGCCGCGCCATCGCCCACATCCGTGTGCCGGCCGAAGAAGTCGCCAAGCAGCGCTCCGCCATCACCGCTTATTTTGCCACCCAGGTGCGCCTGCCCGGCTTCCGCCCAGGCAAGGCCCCGGCCGCCGCAGTGCAAAAGCGTTTTGGCGATGACATCCGCAGCGAACTGGAAAAGCAGCTCATCAATGACGGTCTGCGCACCGCCATCAAAAATGAAGGCCTCGAAGTGCTGAACATCCTTTCCGTGACGGACAAAATCCTGCATGAAACGGACAAGAGCTTCAGCTTCAGCGCCGAAATGAGCCTGGCACCGAAGATTGAATTGCCCGAATACAAAGGCATCCCGGTGAAGCTCGCCCGCATCGAAGTGACCGATGCCGATGTGGACCACGACATCCTGCACCTGCGCGAGCGTTACGCCACTTTTGCTGACGTTGAGCGCCCTGCCGCCCAGGGTGATGCCGTCGTACTGGGTTTCACTGGCAGCCTCGAAGGCCAGCCCCTGGGTGACGTGCTGCCAGACGCTCCCGACCACCTGAAGCAGATCGAAGAAAACTGGTTCCTCCTGGATGCTGAAGAAGACTTCCTCCCCGGCTTCTACGCAGGCCTCGTTGGCATCACCAAGGATGAGCAACGCACCCTTTCCCTGGCTCTGCCAGAAGACTTCGCCTTCGAAGGCCTCCGTGGCAAGACCCTGGACCTCGCCGTGACCTGCAAAGGGGTGAAGGACAAGGTGATCCCGGAGCTCAATGCCGAATTCATTCAGAAGATCGGCGGTGGAGAGATGACCGAAGAAACGCTGCGTGGCGAAGTGAAGGAAGCCGTGCGCCGCCGCCGTGAGCAGGCCCGTGAAACCGCCAAGAGCAATCAGGTCATCGCCCACATCTTCGAGAAGGTGGAATTCGACGTCCCCCAGGAAATCGTCAACCGTGAGGCCCAGCGCCGCACCAATGACATCGCTACCCGCGCCATGCAGCAGGGTATTTCCCAGGACGAGCTCCTGAAGCAGCAGGACGAAATCCTCAGCAACGCCACCAACCAGGCGAAGCAGAGCGTGAAGGTCAGCTTCATCCTGGAACAGGTGGCTAAGAAGGAAGGCCTGAGCATCTCCGACGAGCAGCTCACCTACGCCCTGGCCAATATGGCTGCCCGCCAGAAGAAGCCTGTGAAGAAGTTCATGGCCGAGGCTCAGAAGAGCGGTCTCATCGAGCGCATGCGCGATGACCTGCTCCTGGAGAGCGCGCTGCAGTTCCTCAAGGATAACTCCCAGGTCGAAGAGACCGAGCCTGAAGCAGAACACTGCGACACGCACTCCCCGGCTGCTGCCTAA
- a CDS encoding SMI1/KNR4 family protein, which produces MLGLAEIHLTIFVKVHPLTTDLQWDAEAPATAANLRALAAATPFPLPEAYLDWLRRGNGGDGPISLDPGWLVCWCAEDVPVANAEYGVPFLAPGFWAFGSNGREELLAFDFRSSPAAIVMLPLEGLAAEEAIRLAPSFEDFLELAFQREG; this is translated from the coding sequence ATGTTAGGCCTTGCTGAAATCCACCTAACCATCTTTGTGAAAGTTCATCCGCTAACGACCGACCTGCAATGGGACGCTGAGGCCCCGGCCACCGCCGCAAACCTGCGTGCCCTGGCCGCTGCCACACCCTTTCCTTTGCCCGAAGCCTACCTCGACTGGCTGCGCCGGGGCAATGGGGGCGATGGCCCCATCTCGCTGGATCCCGGCTGGCTGGTCTGCTGGTGTGCGGAAGATGTGCCGGTGGCGAATGCCGAATACGGCGTGCCCTTCCTGGCCCCCGGTTTCTGGGCCTTCGGCAGCAATGGGCGGGAGGAACTGCTGGCCTTTGACTTCCGCAGCAGCCCCGCCGCCATCGTCATGCTGCCCCTTGAGGGCCTGGCCGCCGAAGAAGCCATCCGCCTGGCCCCCAGCTTCGAAGACTTCCTTGAACTTGCCTTTCAACGGGAAGGCTGA
- a CDS encoding phospholipase D-like domain-containing protein — translation MLSSLLLEWNWGTAALVVLTLALSITALLHLLSHHRDHRSAAFWVALIVLSPLVGACLYGLLGINFVRRRGQQYRGSIGPAYRDPPPTCPLFVHSDPVLTERDCSLAMTVDRISRFNFTSGNTVEPLINGDEAMPAMLAAIREAKISIALSSYIFEATQIGADFVEALAAAHNRGVKVRVMVDDAGTRYSWPPVTRELGKKGVPVRRFMPNRFILRLLTMNLRNHKKILVVDGKVGFTGGMNIREGNMISRNPGHPVRDLHFRITGPVVGQMQRVFAEDWQFCAGEVLNGETWFPQVAATGETHALGIVDGPDEDLEVMPVALFAALNAARNRVCLMTPYFLPTAILMAALKLCATRQVEVTIITPAKNNIPVVAWAARTLYPELLEAGCRIYESPAPFDHSKLLLIDDAWSCIGSTNWDPRSLRLNFEFNLACHSPALATRLHTIFEAKKAESREVTEASLQNAPMAIRLRNGFARLFIPVL, via the coding sequence ATGCTGTCTTCTCTGCTGCTCGAATGGAACTGGGGTACCGCTGCCCTGGTGGTCCTAACGCTCGCACTCAGCATCACGGCCCTGCTACATCTTCTCAGCCATCATCGGGACCACCGTTCCGCCGCATTCTGGGTGGCGCTGATTGTCCTCTCTCCACTTGTCGGGGCATGCCTTTACGGCCTTCTAGGCATCAATTTTGTCCGCCGCCGCGGGCAGCAGTACCGTGGCAGCATCGGCCCCGCTTACCGGGACCCACCGCCCACCTGCCCGCTGTTTGTGCATTCGGATCCCGTGCTGACGGAGCGTGACTGCTCCCTGGCCATGACGGTGGACCGCATTTCCAGGTTCAACTTTACCTCGGGCAATACGGTGGAGCCCCTGATCAACGGCGATGAGGCGATGCCCGCCATGCTCGCCGCCATTCGCGAGGCCAAGATCAGCATCGCCCTTTCCAGTTATATTTTCGAGGCCACCCAAATCGGGGCGGATTTCGTCGAGGCCCTCGCCGCCGCCCATAATCGTGGGGTAAAAGTCCGGGTGATGGTGGATGATGCTGGCACCCGCTATTCCTGGCCGCCCGTCACCCGAGAACTGGGCAAGAAGGGCGTGCCAGTGCGCCGGTTCATGCCCAATCGTTTCATCCTACGGCTGCTGACGATGAACCTGAGAAACCACAAGAAGATCCTCGTTGTGGACGGAAAGGTGGGCTTCACCGGCGGCATGAACATCCGTGAAGGCAACATGATCTCCCGCAATCCCGGCCACCCGGTGCGCGATCTGCACTTCCGTATCACTGGCCCCGTGGTGGGGCAGATGCAGCGTGTCTTTGCGGAAGACTGGCAGTTTTGCGCCGGTGAAGTCTTGAACGGCGAGACTTGGTTTCCTCAGGTGGCGGCCACGGGCGAAACCCACGCACTGGGCATCGTGGACGGTCCTGATGAGGACCTGGAGGTGATGCCGGTGGCCCTCTTTGCCGCGCTGAATGCTGCGCGCAACCGCGTGTGCCTGATGACCCCGTATTTCCTACCCACAGCCATCCTGATGGCGGCGCTGAAACTCTGCGCCACACGCCAGGTGGAGGTGACCATCATCACTCCCGCGAAAAACAACATCCCGGTCGTCGCCTGGGCTGCCCGCACCCTTTATCCCGAACTGCTGGAGGCAGGCTGCCGCATCTATGAATCGCCAGCACCTTTCGATCACTCCAAACTCCTGCTCATCGATGATGCTTGGAGCTGCATCGGATCCACCAACTGGGACCCGCGCAGCCTGAGGCTGAACTTTGAGTTCAATCTCGCCTGCCACTCCCCTGCCCTGGCCACCCGGTTGCACACCATTTTCGAAGCCAAGAAAGCCGAGTCCCGTGAAGTGACGGAAGCCAGCCTGCAAAACGCCCCCATGGCCATCCGGCTGCGCAACGGGTTCGCGCGGCTGTTCATCCCCGTACTCTGA
- a CDS encoding MoxR family ATPase, whose amino-acid sequence MSDHPDSSTAAVELSDQEAVTLLAGARERILAEVGKVIVGQTQVLDEMLIALLSGGHCLITGAPGLAKTLLVKTVAEVFDLSFHRIQFTPDLMPSDITGTEILEDTERGRQLVFKAGPVFANMILADEINRTPPKTQASLLEAMQEHQVTVAGNTLPLPQPFFVLATQNPIEMEGTYPLPEAQLDRFMLNIVIDYLSEDEEVAVVTRTTSGKSEPVQRIFHGPQLQAFHRLVKKVPIAEDVARFAVRLSAATRPGRTGVPDFINEWVSWGAGTRASQCLVLGGKTRALLQGRAHVTLEDIRAMAHPVLRHRVLINYRAEAEGVTVCKVIDKLLETVK is encoded by the coding sequence ATGTCAGACCATCCCGACTCCTCTACTGCGGCTGTTGAATTATCTGACCAGGAGGCCGTGACCCTTCTGGCAGGGGCGCGGGAACGTATCCTGGCGGAGGTGGGAAAGGTCATCGTGGGGCAGACGCAGGTGCTGGATGAAATGCTCATCGCCCTGCTTTCCGGCGGGCACTGTCTCATCACGGGCGCGCCCGGTTTGGCGAAGACCCTGCTGGTGAAGACGGTGGCGGAGGTGTTTGACCTCAGCTTTCACCGCATCCAGTTCACGCCGGATCTCATGCCCTCCGACATCACTGGCACCGAGATCCTGGAGGATACGGAGCGCGGTCGTCAGCTCGTTTTTAAAGCCGGCCCGGTGTTTGCGAACATGATCCTGGCCGATGAAATCAACCGCACTCCGCCAAAGACCCAGGCCTCCCTCCTTGAGGCCATGCAGGAGCACCAAGTCACCGTGGCGGGGAATACCCTGCCGCTGCCGCAGCCCTTCTTTGTCCTGGCCACGCAAAACCCCATCGAAATGGAGGGCACCTACCCGCTGCCCGAGGCGCAGCTAGACCGCTTCATGCTGAACATCGTCATTGATTACCTCAGTGAGGATGAGGAGGTGGCCGTGGTCACCCGCACCACCAGTGGCAAGAGCGAGCCCGTGCAGCGCATCTTCCACGGGCCGCAGCTCCAGGCCTTCCACCGGCTGGTGAAAAAAGTCCCCATCGCGGAGGACGTGGCCCGTTTTGCCGTTCGCCTTTCCGCCGCCACCCGCCCTGGCCGCACGGGCGTGCCGGACTTCATCAATGAATGGGTGAGCTGGGGGGCAGGCACACGCGCCTCGCAATGCCTGGTGTTAGGCGGCAAGACCCGCGCCCTCCTGCAGGGCCGCGCGCATGTGACGCTGGAGGACATCCGCGCGATGGCCCACCCGGTGCTGCGCCACCGCGTGCTCATCAACTACCGGGCCGAGGCCGAAGGCGTGACCGTGTGCAAGGTCATTGATAAGCTGTTAGAAACCGTGAAGTGA
- the hisC gene encoding histidinol-phosphate transaminase, whose amino-acid sequence MSIWNYANPQLKDLVAYEPGKPIEDVARERGLRPEDIIKMASNENPLGPSPKAIEAMQEAVKEVHIYPDGASWKLRNALAEKFELELGNIILGCGSNEIIEFIGHAFLKPGDNIITAKHAFLVYKLMAKVFDAETIEVDDPGYVHDLDAMAAAITPRTKEIFIANPNNPTGTLVSQEAIDRFMDKVPPHVIVVFDEAYYEFLDNPPDTLKYVRQGRNVVVLRTFSKIQGLAGTRVGYGIANKELIDVLQRTRQPFNITSVAQAGALAGLLDQDHQDKTKAITDEGRAYLQAQFEAMGLEYIPSYANFVLVKVGDGNAVFKAMMDKGIILRAMASYKLPEWIRVSVGTMPQNEKCIAALKQVLGK is encoded by the coding sequence ATGTCCATCTGGAACTACGCCAATCCGCAGCTCAAAGACCTCGTCGCCTACGAACCTGGAAAGCCGATCGAAGATGTGGCGCGGGAGCGCGGTCTACGCCCGGAAGACATCATCAAGATGGCCTCCAATGAGAATCCCCTGGGGCCCTCGCCCAAGGCCATCGAAGCCATGCAGGAGGCCGTCAAGGAAGTGCACATTTATCCGGATGGCGCCTCCTGGAAGCTCCGCAATGCTTTGGCTGAAAAGTTTGAACTTGAGCTGGGCAACATCATCCTTGGCTGCGGCAGTAACGAGATCATCGAGTTCATCGGCCACGCCTTTTTGAAGCCAGGTGACAACATCATCACCGCCAAGCACGCCTTTCTCGTTTATAAGCTGATGGCCAAGGTCTTCGATGCCGAAACCATCGAGGTGGATGATCCGGGTTATGTCCACGATCTGGATGCCATGGCTGCGGCCATCACCCCGCGCACAAAGGAAATCTTCATCGCCAATCCAAACAACCCGACGGGCACGCTGGTGAGCCAGGAGGCCATCGACCGTTTCATGGATAAAGTGCCGCCGCACGTCATCGTGGTCTTCGACGAGGCCTATTATGAGTTCCTCGACAATCCGCCCGACACGCTCAAGTACGTCCGCCAGGGCCGCAATGTCGTCGTCCTGCGCACCTTCTCGAAGATCCAGGGCCTGGCAGGCACCCGTGTGGGTTATGGCATCGCCAACAAAGAGCTGATCGATGTGCTGCAGCGCACCCGCCAGCCCTTTAACATCACCTCCGTCGCCCAGGCAGGGGCTCTCGCCGGTCTGCTGGACCAGGATCACCAGGACAAAACAAAGGCCATCACAGATGAAGGCCGAGCCTATCTTCAGGCCCAGTTTGAAGCCATGGGGCTGGAATACATCCCTAGCTACGCCAATTTCGTCCTCGTCAAGGTGGGGGATGGCAATGCTGTCTTCAAAGCCATGATGGACAAAGGCATCATCCTGCGCGCCATGGCCTCTTACAAACTGCCAGAGTGGATCCGTGTCTCCGTCGGCACCATGCCGCAGAATGAGAAGTGCATCGCCGCGCTGAAGCAGGTGCTCGGAAAGTAA
- a CDS encoding prepilin-type N-terminal cleavage/methylation domain-containing protein: protein MKRALQRGFTLIELLVVITIIAIIASLAVPTYNLITVKANQMKGSSNCRQIIGLMLTYASDNNGLYPDSVTNPTTGSVPLTSNDAFRALVQEGLVQDETIFGCPGSRFMPDKNIGIAPTFDQALIAGENHWAMTQGQSNTSSSIMPIVFENPAAAGWPPQWNCDAAGKPVPGRAWQGGTIIIGKNDASVETVKLMSAQGASVGPRLLGSGFDMFTMASPNQPQQILNIVVSGTGSYTDPGAGGIPAAPAGLPGAPGGLPPAPGLPAMPGAPGGLPAAPGGLPALPGAPQQ, encoded by the coding sequence ATGAAAAGAGCACTCCAACGAGGTTTCACCCTCATTGAACTCCTGGTGGTGATCACCATCATCGCGATCATCGCGAGTTTGGCGGTCCCCACATACAACCTCATCACCGTCAAAGCCAACCAGATGAAGGGATCCAGCAACTGCCGCCAAATCATCGGCCTGATGCTGACCTACGCCTCGGACAACAACGGTCTGTATCCGGACTCCGTCACGAACCCAACTACGGGCAGCGTGCCGCTGACCTCTAACGATGCTTTCCGCGCCCTGGTGCAGGAAGGTCTCGTCCAGGACGAAACGATCTTCGGCTGCCCCGGCAGCCGTTTCATGCCTGACAAAAACATCGGCATCGCGCCGACGTTTGACCAGGCCCTGATCGCCGGTGAAAACCATTGGGCCATGACCCAGGGCCAGTCGAACACCAGCTCGAGCATCATGCCGATCGTGTTCGAAAACCCAGCCGCTGCAGGCTGGCCTCCACAGTGGAACTGCGATGCCGCAGGCAAGCCCGTTCCAGGCCGTGCCTGGCAGGGTGGTACTATCATCATTGGCAAAAACGACGCCAGTGTTGAAACCGTGAAGCTCATGTCTGCACAGGGTGCATCTGTCGGTCCTCGCCTTCTGGGCAGCGGCTTTGACATGTTCACCATGGCCAGCCCTAACCAGCCCCAGCAGATCCTGAACATCGTGGTCTCCGGCACTGGCAGCTACACCGACCCGGGTGCAGGTGGTATTCCAGCCGCCCCAGCAGGCCTTCCTGGTGCTCCAGGTGGCCTGCCTCCAGCTCCTGGCCTTCCTGCCATGCCAGGTGCCCCTGGTGGCCTTCCGGCTGCTCCTGGCGGTCTGCCAGCACTTCCTGGTGCTCCTCAGCAATAA
- a CDS encoding NYN domain-containing protein has translation MRNPERTHTMAVFCDFENLALGVRDAKYDKFDMGKVLERLLVKGSIVVKKAYCDWERYREFKKAMHEAAFELIEIPHVRMSGKNSADIRMVVDALDLCYTKAHVDTFVVVSGDSDFSPLVSKLRENNKTVIGVGVKNSTSDLFIGNCDEFIFYDDLVREQQKRRSTRLPRAPLAPAANGTEARPEGKTEAKPEPRTSGRSSSAAKTAAAATSAPPAEPKSAPAEPKAGGDPEKAIEMLMATVDDLIGEQGGDQGVWGWKVKETLKRRAPQFSERFHGFRSFNALLEAAGKRGLLDLVFDDRSGGYRVRPGAVIEASEVGGLGEEA, from the coding sequence ATGCGCAACCCGGAACGGACCCACACCATGGCTGTCTTTTGTGACTTCGAGAATCTGGCCCTCGGGGTCCGGGATGCGAAGTATGACAAATTTGACATGGGCAAAGTGCTGGAGCGCCTGCTGGTGAAGGGCAGCATCGTTGTCAAAAAGGCCTACTGTGACTGGGAGCGTTACCGGGAATTCAAAAAGGCCATGCATGAGGCGGCCTTTGAACTCATCGAGATCCCGCATGTGCGCATGTCTGGCAAAAACAGCGCGGACATCCGCATGGTGGTGGATGCGCTGGACCTCTGCTACACCAAGGCCCACGTGGACACCTTTGTGGTCGTCAGCGGAGATTCAGATTTCTCTCCCCTGGTCAGCAAACTGCGTGAGAACAACAAGACCGTCATCGGGGTGGGAGTCAAAAACTCCACCAGCGACCTTTTCATCGGCAACTGCGACGAATTCATCTTTTACGATGACCTCGTCCGCGAGCAGCAAAAGCGCCGCAGCACCCGCCTGCCACGCGCACCACTGGCACCTGCCGCCAATGGCACGGAAGCCCGCCCCGAGGGCAAAACAGAGGCTAAACCCGAACCCCGCACCTCAGGCCGTAGCAGCAGTGCCGCCAAAACAGCGGCTGCAGCCACCAGCGCGCCCCCAGCAGAGCCTAAAAGCGCCCCGGCAGAGCCCAAAGCAGGGGGTGACCCCGAAAAAGCCATCGAAATGCTGATGGCCACGGTGGATGACCTGATCGGCGAACAAGGCGGCGACCAGGGAGTCTGGGGATGGAAGGTCAAAGAGACGCTGAAACGCCGTGCGCCGCAGTTTAGCGAGCGTTTTCATGGCTTCCGTTCGTTCAATGCGCTCCTGGAGGCCGCCGGCAAGCGTGGCTTGCTGGACCTGGTGTTCGATGACCGTTCTGGAGGTTACCGGGTACGCCCAGGGGCCGTGATTGAGGCTAGTGAAGTGGGTGGTTTGGGCGAGGAAGCCTAG
- a CDS encoding BatA domain-containing protein has product MIWLFPLYLLGAAAVLGPILMHLRRRPPQDRVEFSSLMFLDAQTPMPVSKHRLEHWLLLLLRCLVLLLLAFMFARPLWRGEAATALGQNQATILLLDRSASMRRGDLWAQAVAQTLKALPTAPADRVAVAVWDNQLTPLWTLAEDAQSAGSRAALIRQRLQATQPGWAGTDLGLALTQAASWFSRETGLTGLTKSIVLITDFQEGSQLEALRSRVWPENIRVKIQQVSLPRAADNFSLTLTAVNEAAAARAEAEAPSSPAPSTSPLATTATQRVRLGSARDSQVADYTLAWETGGGAPLSGYLPAGASRVLPVPPAGEGARVLRLSGDAWDFDNRVFIAPPQPRPVQLLFIGEETTRDQAASPLFYLSRALQKTATLLPELSVRPATATSLPEGTDIVFIAIPTLAPPLLAALRSFLQAGGLVVQVVEDGTSAADLTTLAGLPAGSVQVAPGRPTADYLMLAEVDATQPLLRPFSDDRLRDFTKLRFWKHRLLTLTGPAQVQVPVIARFDNGAPALLTTAVGQGRLLWLTSGWHPADSQLALSTKFVPLLYGWLEAAGFRHEQAASLQVGDALPSLPILTPEGQTLKPTPETPLRAESVGLYTLQTQPPQLLAVNLPPEESRITPLDPAKLRELGLPLTTADDAATAPVKPEEKERLATQEEESRQHVWLWLLAAILAVLAAETWLAGRKRTPQPIAT; this is encoded by the coding sequence ATGATCTGGCTCTTTCCACTTTACCTGCTCGGGGCGGCCGCCGTTTTGGGGCCCATCCTCATGCACCTGCGTCGGCGCCCGCCGCAGGACCGGGTGGAATTCAGCTCGCTCATGTTTCTCGACGCGCAGACGCCCATGCCCGTCTCCAAGCACCGTCTCGAGCACTGGCTGCTGCTCCTCCTCCGCTGCCTCGTCCTCCTCCTCCTCGCCTTCATGTTCGCCCGGCCCCTCTGGCGGGGTGAAGCCGCCACTGCCCTCGGGCAAAACCAGGCCACCATCCTCCTGCTGGACCGCAGCGCCTCCATGCGCCGGGGTGATCTCTGGGCCCAGGCCGTGGCGCAGACGCTGAAGGCCCTGCCCACCGCCCCGGCAGACCGCGTGGCCGTGGCCGTTTGGGATAATCAACTCACGCCCCTTTGGACCCTCGCCGAAGACGCCCAGTCTGCAGGTAGTCGCGCCGCCCTCATCCGCCAGCGTCTGCAGGCCACCCAGCCCGGCTGGGCGGGGACAGATCTCGGCCTCGCCCTCACCCAGGCCGCCTCTTGGTTCAGCCGTGAAACGGGTCTCACAGGCCTAACCAAAAGCATCGTCCTCATCACGGACTTTCAGGAAGGCAGCCAGCTTGAGGCCCTGCGCAGCCGCGTCTGGCCGGAGAACATCCGGGTGAAAATCCAGCAAGTTTCCCTGCCACGCGCTGCGGATAACTTCTCCCTCACTCTCACCGCTGTCAATGAAGCCGCCGCCGCCCGCGCCGAGGCTGAAGCACCCTCTTCCCCAGCGCCGTCCACCAGCCCCCTGGCCACCACCGCCACCCAGCGCGTCCGCCTCGGCAGCGCGCGGGATTCGCAGGTGGCAGACTACACCCTCGCTTGGGAAACCGGCGGCGGTGCGCCCCTCAGCGGTTACTTGCCTGCCGGGGCCAGCCGTGTGTTGCCCGTGCCCCCAGCCGGGGAGGGCGCACGCGTGCTGCGCCTGAGTGGCGATGCCTGGGACTTTGACAACCGCGTCTTCATCGCCCCGCCCCAGCCCCGGCCCGTGCAGCTCCTTTTCATTGGCGAAGAAACCACACGCGACCAGGCCGCCTCACCCCTCTTTTACCTCAGCCGTGCGTTGCAAAAAACCGCCACCCTCCTGCCTGAACTTTCCGTTAGGCCAGCCACTGCCACGAGTTTGCCCGAGGGGACCGACATCGTCTTCATCGCCATCCCCACCCTCGCCCCACCGCTGCTCGCTGCGCTGCGCAGCTTTCTCCAGGCGGGAGGGTTGGTCGTGCAAGTCGTGGAGGACGGCACCTCGGCTGCCGATCTCACCACCCTGGCGGGTTTGCCCGCAGGCAGCGTGCAGGTGGCCCCGGGCCGCCCCACGGCCGACTATCTCATGCTGGCGGAGGTGGATGCCACGCAGCCCCTGCTGCGCCCCTTTTCCGATGACCGCCTGCGCGATTTCACCAAGCTGCGTTTTTGGAAACATCGGCTCCTCACCCTCACCGGGCCCGCCCAGGTCCAGGTGCCCGTCATCGCCCGTTTTGACAATGGCGCACCCGCCCTGCTCACCACCGCCGTGGGGCAGGGGAGGCTGCTCTGGCTCACCAGCGGCTGGCACCCGGCGGATAGCCAACTGGCCCTCTCCACCAAGTTCGTCCCGCTACTCTATGGTTGGCTGGAGGCGGCTGGATTCCGCCATGAGCAGGCCGCCTCTCTCCAGGTGGGCGATGCCCTGCCCAGCCTCCCCATCCTCACTCCGGAGGGGCAGACGCTCAAACCCACGCCCGAGACTCCCCTGCGCGCCGAAAGCGTGGGCCTCTACACCTTGCAGACCCAGCCCCCGCAACTCCTCGCCGTGAACCTCCCGCCTGAGGAAAGCCGCATCACCCCGCTGGACCCTGCGAAGCTGCGCGAACTGGGCCTGCCCCTCACCACCGCCGATGATGCCGCCACCGCCCCCGTGAAGCCAGAGGAAAAAGAACGCCTCGCCACCCAGGAAGAAGAAAGCCGCCAGCACGTGTGGCTCTGGCTCCTCGCCGCCATTCTCGCCGTCCTCGCCGCCGAGACCTGGCTGGCCGGAAGAAAACGCACTCCCCAGCCCATCGCCACATGA
- a CDS encoding DUF58 domain-containing protein, whose product MPTNLDPAALARIRSLELRAKVIVEGLWKGMHRSPYHGFSVEFSEYRAYVQGDDPRSIDWKVLARSDRTFIKKFEDETNLRCQLVVDHSRSMQFGSGPLTKADYAATLAATLALFLMQQGDAVGVTTFGPSLQEHLPARNRPGHLRRLMLELEKPAPAGATALDLSVKQLADLLRKRGLICLVSDLLAPVDRLEKQLGLLGAMGHDVVIFHVMDRAEIDFTFPKAAHFRDAETGTERFIDPATARETYLNRLNVHRDLIRRLCERQGIEYHWTPSDQPLESVLFDFLSARARKKGGPRR is encoded by the coding sequence ATGCCCACCAACCTCGATCCCGCTGCTCTGGCCCGCATCCGCTCCCTGGAATTGCGGGCGAAGGTCATCGTCGAGGGGCTTTGGAAAGGCATGCACCGCAGCCCCTACCACGGCTTTTCCGTGGAGTTCAGTGAGTACCGCGCATACGTGCAGGGGGATGATCCACGCTCCATTGACTGGAAAGTCCTGGCCCGCAGTGACCGCACGTTCATCAAGAAATTTGAGGATGAAACCAACCTCCGCTGCCAGCTCGTGGTGGATCACAGCCGCTCCATGCAGTTCGGCTCCGGCCCCCTGACCAAGGCCGACTACGCCGCCACCCTGGCCGCGACTTTGGCGCTCTTTCTCATGCAGCAGGGAGATGCCGTGGGCGTCACCACCTTTGGCCCCAGCTTGCAGGAGCACCTGCCCGCGCGCAATCGCCCCGGCCACCTGCGCCGCCTCATGCTGGAACTGGAAAAACCCGCCCCCGCCGGAGCCACCGCGCTGGATCTCAGCGTGAAACAACTGGCCGACCTGCTGCGCAAACGTGGCCTCATCTGCCTCGTCTCGGACCTGCTGGCTCCGGTGGATCGGCTGGAGAAACAACTCGGTTTGTTAGGTGCGATGGGGCATGACGTGGTGATCTTTCACGTCATGGATCGGGCAGAGATTGATTTCACCTTCCCGAAGGCCGCGCACTTTCGCGATGCTGAAACGGGCACCGAGCGCTTCATTGACCCTGCCACCGCGCGGGAGACCTACCTGAATCGCCTGAACGTCCACCGCGACCTCATCCGCCGCCTGTGCGAGCGCCAGGGCATCGAATACCACTGGACCCCCAGCGACCAGCCTTTGGAAAGCGTGCTCTTCGATTTCCTCTCCGCCCGCGCTCGCAAGAAAGGAGGGCCCCGGCGATGA